In Paraburkholderia bryophila, a single genomic region encodes these proteins:
- the secY gene encoding preprotein translocase subunit SecY translates to MANSPSLAKPGRGAAKFGDLRRRAMFLLLALIVYRIGAHIPVPGIDPDQLAKLFQSQSGGILGMFNMFSGGALSRFTIFALGIMPYISASIIMQLLAIVSPQLEALKKEGQAGQRKITQYTRIFTVLLATFQAFGIAVALENQPGLVIDPGMVFRLTTVVTLVTGTMFLMWLGEQITERGLGNGISIIIFGGIAAGFPNAIGGLFELVRTGSMSIISAIIVVALIAAVTYLVVFIERGQRKILVNYAKRQVGNKIYGGQSSHLPLKLNMSGVIPPIFASSIILFPATILNWFSSGSRTSWFADTLHNVAEALKPGQPVYVLLYALAIVFFCFFYTALVFNSRETADNLKKSGAFVPGIRPGDQTARYIDRILTRLTLAGAIYIVFVCLLPEFLVLRWNVPFYFGGTSLLIIVVVTMDFMAQVQSYVMSQQYESLLKKANFKGGGVPMR, encoded by the coding sequence TTGGCTAACAGCCCGAGTCTCGCAAAACCCGGTCGCGGCGCGGCGAAGTTTGGCGATCTGCGTCGGCGAGCAATGTTTTTGCTGCTGGCGTTGATCGTCTACCGTATCGGCGCGCACATTCCGGTGCCGGGTATTGACCCGGACCAACTGGCAAAATTGTTCCAAAGCCAGTCGGGCGGCATCCTAGGCATGTTCAACATGTTCTCGGGTGGCGCACTTTCGCGGTTCACGATTTTTGCGCTGGGGATCATGCCGTACATTTCGGCGTCGATCATCATGCAGTTGCTGGCGATTGTATCGCCGCAGCTGGAAGCGCTAAAAAAGGAAGGGCAGGCGGGACAGCGGAAGATTACGCAGTACACGCGTATTTTTACGGTTCTGCTGGCAACGTTCCAGGCATTCGGCATTGCTGTCGCACTGGAAAATCAGCCGGGCTTGGTGATCGATCCGGGTATGGTGTTTCGTTTGACGACGGTCGTGACGCTGGTGACTGGCACGATGTTCTTGATGTGGCTAGGTGAGCAGATCACGGAGCGCGGGCTTGGCAACGGTATCTCGATCATCATTTTCGGTGGTATTGCGGCGGGCTTCCCGAACGCGATCGGTGGTCTTTTCGAACTGGTGCGAACCGGCTCGATGAGCATCATCTCGGCGATTATTGTGGTCGCACTGATTGCTGCAGTGACGTATCTGGTGGTGTTCATTGAGCGCGGCCAGCGCAAGATTCTTGTGAACTACGCGAAGCGGCAAGTCGGTAACAAGATTTACGGCGGACAGTCTTCGCATCTGCCTCTGAAGTTGAACATGTCGGGTGTGATTCCGCCGATCTTTGCATCGTCGATCATTCTCTTCCCGGCAACCATCCTGAACTGGTTTAGTTCAGGGTCGCGTACCAGCTGGTTCGCAGACACGTTACATAACGTGGCCGAAGCTCTTAAGCCCGGTCAACCCGTGTACGTGTTGTTGTACGCGTTGGCGATCGTCTTCTTCTGTTTTTTCTACACCGCATTGGTGTTCAACAGCAGAGAAACGGCCGACAACCTGAAGAAGAGTGGCGCGTTCGTCCCTGGCATCCGCCCGGGCGATCAAACGGCGCGATACATCGACCGCATCCTGACGCGTCTGACGCTGGCCGGTGCGATCTACATCGTGTTTGTTTGTCTGCTGCCCGAGTTTCTGGTACTGCGCTGGAACGTGCCGTTTTATTTTGGTGGAACGTCGCTGCTGATCATTGTCGTCGTCACAATGGATTTCATGGCGCAGGTGCAGTCGTACGTTATGTCGCAACAGTATGAATCGCTGCTGAAGAAAGCTAATTTCAAAGGCGGCGGCGTCCCGATGCGTTGA
- the infA gene encoding translation initiation factor IF-1 — protein MAKDDVIQMQGEVIENLPNATFRVKLENGHVVLGHISGKMRMHYIRILPGDKVTVELTPYDLSRARIVFRAK, from the coding sequence ATGGCCAAAGACGATGTTATCCAGATGCAGGGTGAAGTCATCGAAAACCTGCCTAACGCTACCTTTAGGGTGAAGCTGGAAAACGGCCATGTCGTATTGGGACACATATCCGGCAAGATGCGGATGCACTACATCCGAATCTTGCCGGGCGACAAGGTGACGGTTGAATTGACGCCTTACGATCTGTCGCGTGCGCGGATCGTGTTCCGGGCGAAGTGA
- the rpmJ gene encoding 50S ribosomal protein L36 codes for MKVMASVKRICRNCKIIKRKGVVRVICSSDPRHKQRQG; via the coding sequence ATGAAAGTGATGGCATCGGTTAAGCGCATTTGCCGCAATTGCAAGATCATCAAGCGCAAAGGCGTTGTGCGCGTGATTTGCAGCTCTGATCCGCGCCACAAACAGCGTCAAGGCTGA
- the rpsM gene encoding 30S ribosomal protein S13: protein MARIAGVNIPNHQHTEIGLTAIYGVGRTRSRDICVAAGVAFSKKVKDLNDADLEKLREEVGKFIVEGDLRRETTMNIKRLMDLGCYRGVRHRKGLPLRGQRTRTNARTRKGPRRAAQSLKK, encoded by the coding sequence ATGGCTCGTATCGCAGGGGTTAACATCCCGAATCACCAGCATACCGAAATCGGCCTGACGGCTATTTACGGTGTCGGCCGCACGCGCTCGCGCGACATTTGCGTCGCTGCTGGTGTGGCATTTTCGAAGAAGGTCAAAGACCTGAACGACGCAGACCTCGAAAAGCTGCGTGAAGAAGTCGGCAAGTTCATCGTTGAAGGCGATCTGCGCCGTGAAACGACGATGAACATCAAGCGCCTGATGGATCTCGGCTGCTACCGTGGCGTGCGGCATCGTAAGGGCTTGCCCCTGCGCGGCCAACGTACGCGTACGAATGCCCGTACGCGCAAGGGTCCGCGTCGTGCAGCGCAATCGCTGAAGAAGTAA
- the rpsK gene encoding 30S ribosomal protein S11, with product MAKASNNSAAQRVRKKVKKNVAEGVVHVHASFNNTIITITDRQGNALAWATSGGQGFKGSRKSTPFAAQVAAESAGRVAMEYGVKNLEVRIKGPGPGRESAVRALHGLGIKITAISDVTPVPHNGCRPPKRRRI from the coding sequence ATGGCTAAGGCTTCGAACAACTCCGCGGCGCAACGCGTTCGCAAGAAGGTCAAGAAGAACGTCGCCGAGGGCGTGGTTCACGTTCACGCGTCGTTCAACAACACCATCATCACGATCACTGATCGTCAAGGCAATGCACTTGCTTGGGCAACGTCGGGTGGTCAGGGCTTCAAGGGTTCGCGTAAATCGACCCCGTTTGCAGCCCAGGTGGCAGCCGAATCGGCAGGCCGCGTGGCGATGGAATACGGCGTGAAGAACCTCGAAGTGCGGATCAAGGGCCCCGGTCCTGGCCGCGAGTCGGCGGTGCGCGCGTTGCATGGTCTTGGCATCAAGATCACCGCGATCTCCGACGTGACTCCGGTCCCGCACAACGGCTGCCGTCCGCCGAAGCGTCGTCGTATCTAA
- the rpsD gene encoding 30S ribosomal protein S4, whose amino-acid sequence MARYIGPKAKLSRREGTDLFLKSARRSLADKCKLDSKPGQHGRTSGARTSDYGTQLREKQKVKRIYGILERQFRRYFAEADRLKGNTGENLLQLLESRLDNVVYRMGFGSTRAEARQLVSHKAMTVNGVVSNIPSMQVKAGDVVAVREQKKKQARILEALSLAEQGGLPSWVAVDSKKFEGTFKSKPERSDIAGDINESLIVELYSR is encoded by the coding sequence GTGGCACGTTATATCGGCCCTAAGGCCAAGCTGTCCCGCCGTGAAGGCACTGACCTCTTCCTGAAGAGCGCCCGTCGTTCGCTCGCTGACAAGTGCAAGCTTGATAGCAAACCAGGCCAGCACGGCCGCACCTCGGGTGCACGCACGTCCGACTACGGCACGCAGTTGCGCGAAAAGCAAAAAGTGAAGCGCATCTACGGCATTCTCGAGCGCCAATTCCGTCGCTACTTCGCTGAAGCCGACCGCCTTAAGGGCAACACGGGTGAAAACCTGTTGCAGTTGCTCGAATCGCGTCTGGACAACGTCGTGTATCGCATGGGCTTCGGCTCGACGCGTGCTGAAGCGCGTCAGTTGGTCAGCCACAAGGCGATGACGGTGAACGGCGTCGTGTCGAATATCCCGTCGATGCAAGTGAAGGCAGGCGACGTCGTTGCCGTGCGCGAACAGAAGAAGAAGCAAGCGCGTATTCTCGAAGCGCTGTCGCTGGCTGAGCAAGGCGGTCTGCCGAGCTGGGTCGCTGTGGATTCGAAGAAGTTCGAAGGCACGTTCAAGTCGAAGCCGGAACGCAGCGACATCGCTGGCGATATCAACGAAAGCCTGATCGTCGAATTGTATTCGCGGTAA
- a CDS encoding DNA-directed RNA polymerase subunit alpha: MQTSLLKPKIIAVESLGESHAKVVMEPFERGYGHTLGNALRRVLLSSMIGYAPTEVTIAGVVHEYSTLDGVQEDVVNLLLNLKGVVFKLHNRDEVTVTLRKEGEGVVTAGDIELAHDCEVVNPDHVIAHLSKGGKLDVQIKVEKGRGYVPGNVRRYGEESAKIIGRIVLDASFSPVRRVSYAVESARVEQRTDLDKLVMNIETNGVISPEEAIRQSARILVDQLSVFAALEGTEATAEAPSRAPQIDPILLRPVDDLELTVRSANCLKAENIYYIGDLIQRTENELLKTPNLGRKSLNEIKEVLASRGLTLGMKLENWPPAGLDK, from the coding sequence ATGCAAACCAGTTTGTTGAAGCCCAAGATCATCGCAGTTGAATCGCTTGGCGAGAGCCATGCGAAAGTGGTCATGGAACCGTTTGAACGCGGTTACGGCCACACCTTGGGTAACGCGCTTCGGCGCGTGCTGTTGTCGTCGATGATTGGCTACGCGCCGACCGAAGTGACGATCGCAGGCGTCGTACATGAGTATTCGACGCTCGACGGTGTGCAAGAGGATGTGGTCAACCTGTTGTTGAACCTGAAGGGCGTGGTCTTTAAGCTGCATAACCGTGACGAAGTGACGGTTACGCTGCGCAAGGAAGGCGAAGGCGTTGTCACCGCTGGCGACATCGAACTCGCACACGATTGCGAAGTGGTCAACCCGGATCACGTGATTGCGCATCTGTCGAAGGGCGGTAAGCTCGACGTTCAGATCAAGGTCGAAAAGGGCCGCGGCTATGTGCCGGGTAATGTGCGTCGTTATGGCGAAGAGTCGGCCAAGATCATCGGCCGTATCGTGCTGGACGCGTCGTTCTCGCCGGTTCGTCGTGTGAGCTACGCCGTTGAAAGCGCTCGCGTCGAACAGCGTACTGACCTCGACAAGCTTGTGATGAACATCGAAACGAACGGTGTGATTTCGCCGGAAGAAGCGATCCGTCAATCGGCTCGCATTCTGGTCGATCAACTGTCGGTGTTCGCTGCTCTGGAAGGTACCGAAGCAACGGCGGAAGCGCCGTCGCGTGCGCCACAGATCGATCCGATCCTGTTGCGTCCGGTCGATGATCTCGAACTGACGGTTCGTTCCGCGAACTGCCTGAAGGCCGAGAACATTTACTACATCGGCGATCTGATCCAGCGCACGGAAAACGAACTGCTCAAGACCCCGAATCTGGGTCGCAAGTCGTTGAACGAAATCAAGGAAGTACTGGCGTCGCGTGGTTTGACGCTTGGCATGAAGCTCGAAAACTGGCCGCCGGCAGGTCTGGACAAGTAA
- the rplQ gene encoding 50S ribosomal protein L17: MRHRHGLRKLNRTSSHRLAMLRNMSNSLIAHEVIKTTLPKAKELRKVVEPLITLGKKPSLANRRLAFNRLRDRDSVTKLFEVLGPRYATRPGGYLRVLKFGFRNGDNAPMALVELLDRPEVEEVEVQEAE, encoded by the coding sequence ATGCGTCACCGTCATGGTTTGCGGAAACTGAACCGCACGAGCAGCCACCGTCTGGCAATGCTCCGTAATATGTCCAACTCGCTGATCGCGCACGAAGTCATCAAGACCACGCTGCCGAAGGCAAAAGAACTCCGTAAAGTTGTCGAGCCGCTGATCACGCTCGGCAAGAAGCCGTCGCTGGCAAATCGTCGTCTGGCGTTCAACCGTCTGCGCGATCGTGACTCGGTCACGAAGCTGTTCGAAGTTCTGGGCCCGCGCTACGCTACCCGTCCGGGCGGCTACCTGCGCGTGCTGAAGTTCGGCTTCCGCAATGGCGACAATGCGCCGATGGCACTGGTCGAACTGCTCGACCGTCCGGAAGTTGAAGAAGTTGAAGTGCAAGAAGCTGAGTAA
- the cutA gene encoding divalent-cation tolerance protein CutA, with the protein MSLSVTLILTTVPDAAVAQKLAADALAARLCACVTQLGAVQSSYHWRGTIETAQEIQLLFKTSAARAWELEQYIHAHHPYDTPEILSWQAAASAAYGRWITAETQRPLHV; encoded by the coding sequence GTGAGCCTGAGTGTGACCTTAATTCTGACCACGGTTCCGGATGCGGCCGTCGCTCAGAAACTTGCTGCGGATGCGTTGGCCGCACGGCTATGCGCCTGCGTCACGCAACTAGGCGCTGTGCAGTCCAGTTATCACTGGCGGGGCACGATCGAGACTGCGCAAGAGATCCAGCTGCTGTTCAAGACCAGCGCCGCACGTGCGTGGGAACTTGAGCAATACATTCACGCGCATCATCCCTACGACACGCCGGAAATCCTCTCGTGGCAAGCGGCCGCATCGGCCGCGTACGGCCGGTGGATCACCGCTGAAACCCAACGTCCCCTCCATGTTTAA
- the dsbD gene encoding protein-disulfide reductase DsbD translates to MFNGLDRRARVALRTVFLLLASLMLAQFGTLARATDDFLDPAVAFKFSATEKPGEVDVTYKIADGYYMYRERFAFVTRNGTVALGEPQLPAGHVKFDQTFNKNVETYRNELTIRIPIKQAAGPFDLAVTSQGCADAGICYPPMERVYHVSGDALQAAVSTAAPAAAQQSPAAGTPWYERATSADYAQSLLQGGGFFAIIGLYFVAGAVLSLLPCSYPMIPILSAIIIGEGARVTRARGFALSLAYVIGMALVYTALGVAAAMVGQSLGAWLQNPWVLGAFGVLLTIFALTLIAGFDIALPQRWQDGVSRASTGRSGGKFAAVALMGALSALVVGACMTAPLFAVLAFIAHTGDAVLGGAALFSMGLGLGVPLLILGLGAGTLLPRAGAWMDGVKVFFGVVLLAAALWIVWPVLGATATMLLSALWLLIAAASLGLFSAPGVEASVWRRLGRGFGAALAIWAAVLLVGLAAGSSDPLRPLAVLAARGQEASVANASNKPGTASQDDLTFASVRSSTELDQAVKTAAQPAMLDFYADWCVSCREMEKFTFSDPRVQAKLKQMNLLRADVTANNADDQMLLKRFSLFGPPGIIFFDQGGKEVLRVVGYESADKFLRSLDRVSAPGA, encoded by the coding sequence ATGTTTAACGGTCTTGACCGGCGTGCGCGCGTGGCGCTGCGCACCGTATTTCTGCTGCTCGCCAGCCTCATGCTCGCGCAGTTCGGCACGCTCGCCCGCGCCACGGACGACTTTCTTGACCCTGCGGTTGCCTTCAAATTCAGCGCGACGGAGAAACCTGGCGAAGTCGACGTGACCTACAAGATCGCGGACGGCTACTACATGTACCGCGAGCGCTTCGCCTTCGTGACCCGCAACGGGACGGTCGCGCTTGGTGAGCCGCAACTGCCGGCCGGCCATGTCAAGTTCGATCAGACTTTCAACAAGAACGTCGAGACGTATCGTAACGAACTGACGATCCGAATTCCGATCAAGCAAGCGGCCGGCCCTTTTGATCTGGCGGTGACGTCGCAAGGCTGCGCCGATGCTGGCATTTGCTATCCGCCGATGGAGCGCGTCTACCACGTCAGCGGCGATGCTTTGCAAGCCGCCGTGAGCACAGCGGCTCCCGCCGCTGCGCAGCAATCGCCGGCAGCCGGCACGCCTTGGTATGAGCGCGCCACGAGCGCCGACTACGCGCAGTCGCTGCTGCAAGGCGGTGGGTTCTTCGCGATCATCGGGCTCTATTTCGTCGCCGGCGCGGTGCTCAGCTTGCTGCCGTGCTCGTATCCGATGATTCCGATCCTGTCGGCGATCATCATCGGTGAAGGCGCGCGGGTCACGCGTGCCCGCGGTTTTGCTTTGTCGCTGGCGTATGTGATCGGTATGGCGCTTGTGTACACCGCGCTGGGCGTTGCCGCTGCGATGGTCGGGCAGAGTCTCGGCGCGTGGCTGCAGAACCCGTGGGTGCTCGGCGCGTTCGGCGTTCTGTTGACGATTTTTGCGCTGACGCTGATCGCGGGCTTCGACATCGCGTTGCCGCAGCGTTGGCAGGACGGTGTGTCGCGCGCATCGACGGGACGCTCCGGCGGCAAGTTCGCCGCGGTCGCTCTAATGGGCGCGTTGTCGGCACTGGTGGTCGGCGCCTGTATGACGGCGCCGCTGTTTGCCGTGCTCGCGTTCATCGCACATACCGGCGACGCCGTGCTCGGCGGCGCCGCGCTGTTCTCGATGGGCCTCGGCCTCGGCGTGCCGCTGCTGATCCTCGGGTTGGGCGCCGGCACGCTGTTGCCGCGTGCCGGCGCATGGATGGACGGCGTCAAGGTCTTCTTTGGCGTGGTGCTGCTCGCGGCTGCGCTGTGGATCGTCTGGCCGGTGCTCGGCGCGACCGCGACCATGCTGTTGAGCGCGCTCTGGCTGCTGATTGCCGCGGCGTCGCTCGGGTTGTTCTCGGCGCCGGGCGTTGAGGCGTCGGTCTGGCGTCGTTTGGGGCGCGGTTTCGGTGCGGCGCTTGCCATCTGGGCCGCGGTGCTGCTGGTCGGCTTGGCGGCCGGATCGTCCGATCCGCTGCGGCCACTTGCCGTGTTGGCCGCACGCGGCCAGGAGGCGTCTGTCGCTAATGCCTCCAATAAGCCCGGTACGGCGTCGCAGGACGATCTGACGTTCGCGTCGGTCCGCTCGTCGACGGAGCTCGACCAGGCCGTTAAAACGGCTGCCCAACCCGCCATGCTCGATTTCTATGCGGACTGGTGCGTCAGTTGCAGGGAGATGGAGAAATTCACCTTCAGCGATCCGCGTGTGCAGGCGAAATTAAAGCAGATGAATCTGCTGCGCGCCGACGTTACCGCGAACAATGCGGACGATCAAATGCTGCTCAAGCGTTTCAGCCTGTTCGGGCCGCCCGGCATTATTTTCTTCGATCAGGGCGGGAAGGAAGTGCTGCGGGTGGTTGGGTACGAGTCCGCGGATAAGTTCTTGCGCAGTCTTGACCGGGTCAGCGCGCCGGGGGCGTGA
- a CDS encoding PDZ domain-containing protein produces MRSTKMNNAERYNRFENSSKAAGILIATLLLTQVLFTSHAFAASESTEPQSATTSTSEVTQRDGKYYLYQNGKSLNATGYDDLEIEQHDNFPDLAEARLGSQYGLLNAKTGKVVLPFVYQSVETGTLDTIGLIQVRKDDRISFVQSDGRPAKSPSYDAIGEFDESGQVLAERDGKLFMLTFSNGQLRGEDAAPRYLPSIVLPPGLRERATNPNGPLNGTYVASPYPNLKTAWDAWRKGQLLEPAQPAVVVKGDIAYVSLGILVGPQLPAMPNTLRACQSEHGLMLRDTSQARGCASTAKPLFRFQRQADGSLRCTNCDSGMPDKWLRLPAATQSLVGIGIGIARPVNDTGALVRAVIPGAPAQLAGVKPGDRITSIDGQSTAEMSLEQITALIRGQPATTVKLGIERETKQLELSVERKAIVVEAD; encoded by the coding sequence GTGCGATCCACGAAGATGAACAACGCCGAGCGTTACAACCGCTTCGAGAACTCATCCAAAGCCGCAGGGATTCTGATCGCCACACTTCTGCTGACGCAAGTGCTGTTTACGTCTCATGCTTTCGCCGCAAGCGAATCAACCGAACCGCAAAGCGCAACCACTTCCACGTCCGAAGTAACTCAGCGCGACGGCAAGTATTACCTCTACCAGAACGGCAAGTCCCTCAACGCCACCGGCTACGACGATCTGGAAATCGAACAACACGACAATTTCCCCGATCTCGCCGAAGCCCGGCTCGGCTCGCAATACGGATTGCTGAACGCGAAAACGGGCAAAGTCGTGCTGCCGTTCGTGTACCAAAGCGTCGAAACCGGCACGCTCGACACCATTGGCCTGATTCAGGTGCGCAAAGACGATCGGATCAGCTTCGTCCAGAGCGATGGCCGTCCGGCAAAATCTCCGAGCTACGACGCGATAGGCGAGTTCGACGAATCAGGCCAAGTCCTCGCCGAACGCGACGGCAAGTTGTTTATGCTCACGTTCAGCAATGGCCAGTTGCGAGGCGAGGACGCCGCGCCGCGATATCTGCCGAGCATCGTCTTGCCGCCCGGATTACGCGAACGCGCCACGAATCCGAATGGTCCGTTGAACGGCACCTACGTGGCGTCGCCTTATCCGAATCTGAAAACGGCGTGGGACGCTTGGCGCAAAGGGCAGTTGCTCGAGCCCGCGCAACCGGCAGTGGTGGTGAAGGGCGATATTGCCTACGTGTCGCTCGGCATTCTGGTCGGTCCGCAGTTGCCTGCCATGCCCAATACATTGCGCGCCTGCCAGAGCGAGCATGGCCTGATGCTGCGTGATACGTCGCAGGCACGGGGATGCGCGTCGACTGCCAAGCCGCTGTTCCGCTTCCAGCGCCAGGCGGATGGTTCGCTGCGGTGTACCAACTGTGACAGCGGTATGCCCGACAAATGGCTGCGTCTGCCGGCGGCGACGCAATCGCTGGTTGGCATCGGGATTGGCATTGCCCGGCCGGTGAATGACACGGGCGCGTTGGTGCGCGCTGTGATTCCCGGCGCGCCGGCACAACTCGCCGGCGTGAAGCCTGGCGATCGCATCACGAGCATCGACGGCCAGTCCACAGCGGAGATGTCGCTCGAGCAGATCACCGCGTTGATTCGAGGTCAGCCTGCCACCACGGTGAAGCTGGGAATCGAGCGCGAGACCAAACAATTGGAGTTGAGTGTCGAGCGCAAGGCGATCGTGGTCGAGGCTGACTAG
- the hemB gene encoding porphobilinogen synthase translates to MSFYPHYRPRRMRRDDFSRRLMRENILTTNDLIYPVFVVEGTNVRQAVPSMPGVERVSVDLLMGVAAQCVELGVPVLSLFPAIDPTLKTPDGREATNPAGLIPRAVRELKKHFPELGVLTDVALDPYTSHGQDGVLDENGYVINDETVEILVEQARVQAEAGVDIVAPSDMMDGRIGAIREMLESEDHVHTRIMAYAAKFASAFYGPFRDAVGSATNLGKSNKMTYQMDPANSNEALREVQADINEGADMVMVKPGMPYLDIVRRVKDEFQFPTYVYQVSGEYAMLKAAAQNGWLDHDKAMMESLLAFKRAGADGVLTYFALDAAKILRSQK, encoded by the coding sequence ATGAGCTTTTATCCGCACTACCGTCCGCGCCGCATGCGCCGTGACGATTTCTCGCGTCGCCTGATGCGGGAAAACATCCTCACCACCAACGACCTGATCTACCCCGTGTTTGTCGTCGAAGGCACCAACGTACGGCAAGCCGTACCGTCGATGCCGGGCGTCGAGCGCGTGTCCGTCGATCTGCTGATGGGCGTGGCCGCGCAATGCGTCGAGCTGGGCGTGCCCGTGCTGTCGCTGTTTCCGGCGATCGACCCCACGCTGAAAACGCCTGACGGCCGCGAAGCGACCAATCCTGCCGGTTTGATTCCGCGCGCGGTTCGCGAACTGAAGAAGCACTTCCCCGAGCTGGGCGTGCTGACCGACGTGGCGCTCGATCCGTACACGAGCCACGGCCAGGACGGCGTGCTCGACGAAAACGGTTACGTGATCAACGACGAAACCGTCGAGATCCTCGTCGAACAGGCGCGTGTGCAGGCTGAAGCGGGCGTCGATATCGTCGCACCGTCGGACATGATGGACGGGCGCATCGGCGCCATCCGCGAAATGCTCGAGAGCGAAGACCATGTCCATACGCGGATCATGGCTTACGCGGCCAAGTTCGCCTCGGCGTTTTACGGCCCGTTCCGCGACGCCGTCGGCTCCGCCACGAACCTGGGCAAGAGCAACAAGATGACTTACCAGATGGACCCGGCCAATTCGAATGAAGCGCTGCGCGAAGTGCAAGCGGACATCAACGAAGGTGCGGACATGGTGATGGTCAAACCGGGTATGCCGTATCTGGATATCGTGCGTCGCGTGAAAGACGAGTTCCAGTTTCCGACGTACGTGTATCAGGTGAGCGGCGAGTACGCGATGCTGAAGGCGGCCGCGCAGAACGGCTGGCTCGATCACGACAAAGCGATGATGGAATCGCTGCTGGCGTTCAAGCGCGCTGGCGCCGACGGTGTGCTGACGTATTTCGCGCTGGATGCCGCCAAGATTTTGCGCTCGCAGAAGTGA
- the yihA gene encoding ribosome biogenesis GTP-binding protein YihA/YsxC, which yields MSFLLHQSRFFTTVNHLRDLPATAQPEICFAGRSNAGKSTAINILCNQKRLAFASKTPGRTQHINYFSVGKEDEPTAYLVDLPGYGYAEVPGAAKAHWEALLSTYLQSRSQLRGMILMMDSRRPLTDLDRRMIEWFAPTGKPIHTLLTKCDKLTRQESVNALRATQKGLAEYRTAGYRGELTAQLFSALKRVGIDEAHELVESWLIPNAAGEADAAQ from the coding sequence ATGTCCTTCCTGCTCCACCAATCCCGCTTTTTCACGACCGTCAATCACTTGCGTGATCTGCCGGCCACCGCGCAACCCGAGATCTGCTTTGCGGGGCGCTCGAACGCGGGCAAGTCCACGGCCATCAATATTCTGTGCAATCAGAAGCGCCTCGCGTTCGCCAGCAAGACGCCGGGCCGCACGCAGCACATCAATTATTTCTCGGTGGGCAAGGAAGACGAGCCGACCGCGTACCTGGTCGACCTGCCGGGTTACGGCTACGCGGAAGTGCCGGGCGCGGCCAAGGCGCACTGGGAAGCGCTGCTGTCTACCTATCTGCAATCGCGCTCGCAATTGCGCGGCATGATCCTGATGATGGACTCGCGCCGCCCTTTGACGGATCTGGACCGACGCATGATCGAGTGGTTCGCGCCGACCGGCAAGCCGATCCACACGCTGCTCACGAAATGCGACAAATTGACGCGTCAGGAAAGCGTGAACGCGTTGCGCGCGACGCAGAAAGGCTTGGCTGAATATCGCACCGCCGGCTATCGGGGCGAGTTGACCGCCCAGTTGTTCTCGGCGCTCAAACGCGTTGGGATCGACGAAGCGCACGAGCTGGTTGAAAGCTGGCTGATCCCCAATGCGGCGGGCGAAGCGGACGCGGCGCAATAA
- a CDS encoding c-type cytochrome has product MNRLSKTLMVLHVAAGLSGLAIQARAADPAKPDINRGQAIAVQVCASCHGADGNSAGGAYPKLAGQHPEYLVKQLKDFKTQAGAKQPARNNAIMAGMAAALSDQDMVNVAAYFSTQTPKPGYAHNKDTVPLGQKIYRGGIADKGVPACASCHGPTGQGIPSQYPRLSGQWAEYTVTELLAFTQGPGARNNNEPMHAIATRLSDSEIKAVADYIAGLH; this is encoded by the coding sequence ATGAATCGACTGAGCAAGACTCTGATGGTGCTTCATGTAGCTGCAGGTCTTTCAGGTTTGGCAATTCAGGCACGAGCAGCAGATCCGGCAAAACCGGACATCAATCGGGGGCAGGCAATCGCGGTGCAGGTGTGCGCGTCATGCCATGGGGCAGACGGCAACAGCGCCGGCGGTGCGTATCCAAAGCTGGCGGGCCAGCATCCCGAATATCTCGTCAAGCAGCTCAAAGACTTCAAGACCCAGGCAGGCGCGAAGCAGCCCGCACGCAACAATGCGATCATGGCGGGCATGGCGGCCGCGCTGTCCGATCAGGACATGGTCAATGTCGCCGCCTATTTTTCGACGCAGACGCCTAAGCCCGGCTACGCGCACAACAAAGACACCGTTCCGCTCGGTCAGAAGATTTATCGCGGCGGGATCGCGGACAAGGGTGTGCCGGCGTGCGCGAGCTGCCACGGCCCGACCGGTCAGGGGATTCCGTCGCAGTATCCGCGTCTCTCGGGGCAATGGGCCGAGTACACGGTGACGGAGTTGCTGGCGTTCACGCAGGGTCCGGGCGCACGCAATAACAATGAGCCGATGCATGCCATTGCCACACGGTTGTCGGATAGTGAGATCAAGGCAGTCGCCGATTACATCGCGGGCCTGCATTAA